A part of Liolophura sinensis isolate JHLJ2023 chromosome 1, CUHK_Ljap_v2, whole genome shotgun sequence genomic DNA contains:
- the LOC135465897 gene encoding protein yellow-like gives MPSRVLVIFVLGLTVCSVRPFFHHRRPRTWAPNLTFGHRTLVHEWVQLEYDWPSEAEKQRAIASGSYIPENSVISGIKLYKGRLFVTVPRWALGIPSTFNEVIVKNGRSVLRPFPSWEAQDVHNCSALQFVMSMEIDPNTGLMYLIDNGRVNTLAATPGTKALNLCPHQIHIYDLERNRFAKTHTFPDSVAHYNSSYLNDVMIDNQGYAFISDAAGAGGLIVYDSRRDRSHRHEHPSMGADPDPAARTFNINTGYSNETYFFDGPINGIAMSPSFDYLYYCALTGFNLYQVPTSLIRDPNADIGNAVRNVGRKFGQSGGIMHGEKNLYYSVHQRNAVYYWPRKGDEKRQGSSEKTVRLETQLELAQDTETFQFPDSYGWDDSGFLWLTTNRLFTYLDTEGGGLDFTGRRGANFRIFRVYVGEQSYLKRGAPLQEPTQYKCSLLVILKKAKLACKSENIFSKVRCFIRAKRDPAIVYSC, from the coding sequence ATGCCCAGTCGAGTGTTGGTGATATTTGTCCTCGGACTGACTGTCTGTAGTGTCCGGCCCTTCTTCCATCATCGTAGACCTCGCACCTGGGCGCCCAACCTGACTTTTGGTCACAGGACTCTAGTTCATGAATGGGTCCAGCTAGAATATGACTGGCCCTCCGAGGCTGAGAAACAGAGAGCAATCGCCAGCGGCAGCTACATCCCAGAAAACAGCGTGATCAGCGGTATAAAACTGTATAAAGGCCGCCTCTTTGTGACCGTTCCGAGATGGGCACTGGGCATTCCCTCCACCTTCAATGAGGTTATCGTGAAAAATGGGCGCTCCGTTTTGCGACCATTCCCCAGTTGGGAGGCACAGGACGTACACAATTGTTCCGCTTTGCAGTTCGTAATGAGTATGGAGATCGACCCTAACACTGGACTCATGTACTTGATAGACAATGGACGAGTCAACACCTTGGCGGCAACACCTGGCACAAAGGCGCTGAACCTGTGCCCTCACCAGATCCACATATACGACCTTGAGAGGAACCGTTTTGCCAAGACGCATACTTTTCCCGACTCGGTGGCCCATTACAACAGCTCTTACCTCAACGATGTGATGATTGATAATCAAGGTTATGCTTTCATCTCTGACGCCGCCGGCGCTGGTGGTCTTATAGTGTACGACTCCAGACGAGATCGTTCTCATCGTCACGAGCACCCGTCCATGGGTGCGGACCCCGACCCCGCAGCTAGGACCTTCAACATAAACACAGGGTACAGTAACGAAACTTACTTCTTTGACGGCCCTATAAACGGAATCGCCATGTCTCCGAGTTTCGACTATCTGTATTACTGCGCTCTGACAGGGTTTAACCTGTATCAGGTGCCCACCAGCCTGATCCGTGACCCAAACGCTGACATCGGCAATGCCGTGAGAAATGTTGGCAGAAAGTTTGGCCAGAGTGGAGGAATCATGCATGGTGAGAAGAATTTATACTACAGCGTCCATCAAAGGAATGCTGTATACTACTGGCCGAGAAAAGGGGATGAAAAGAGACAGGGGAGCTCTGAGAAGACAGTCCGATTGGAAACACAGCTGGAACTTGCCCAAGACACCGAGACTTTCCAGTTTCCGGACAGTTACGGCTGGGACGACAGCGGCTTCCTCTGGCTGACCACTAACCGTCTGTTTACCTATCTGGACACCGAAGGCGGTGGTCTGGACTTTACAGGCAGGCGAGGAGCCAATTTTCGAATCTTCCGTGTCTACGTGGGCGAGCAGTCGTATCTCAAACGTGGAGCTCCTCTCCAGGAGCCCACGCAATACAAATGTAGCCTCTTGGTGATTCTTAAAAAAGCCAAACTGGCTTGCAAAAGCGAAAACATCTTTAGTAAAGTCAGATGTTTCATAAGAGCTAAGAGAGACCCAGCTATTGTTTACAGCTGCTAA